The region ataaaaatatcaaagccTTTGGAGGAGATCCGGATAATGTAACAATATTTGGAGAAAGCGCTGGAGCCGGGTCTGTATCCCTACATATTCTATCTCCTATGTCTAAGGGTTTGTTCCACAAAGCTATAATACAAAGCGGCTCGTCGACCGCACCCTGGTCCATGCAATTTAGGCCCTTATTCATGACAAGTTTGTTAACTAAAGTAATGGGCTATAAAACAGAAGATGCGCATGAGCTGTATAAAATTCTCATGGAGAAATCTGACGGAGAATTGATCATAACGCGAGTGCCAAGAAAAGAAGGAAATGTTATTATAAGCGAGTGTCTGTATGTTCCGTGTATTGAAAAGCAAATAGATGGTGAAGAACCATTCTTGACTGAACTACCTCATGATATATTAAGGAAAGGAACTTATAATAAAGTGCCTATTATGATCGGCTCCAATAGTCACGAAGGATACTTATTTGCAGCATTGGAAAATGACACAACAATACCcaaaattgattttgaaaagTCGCTGCCCAAAGATTTAGTGATACTAGATAAAGAAACACGTGTAGAAGTAGCGAGAAAGTTACAGGAATTTTACGTTAGAGGTGAAAAACCTTCGAGAGAAAATATTCTAGAATGGGCAAGGTTCCATggtgaaatatattttacctaTCCAGTATTAGAGGAAACTATGCTGTATTTGGAAACAAATAGTGAACCAGTGTATTCCTATCTCTTCAAATATAGTGGGAAtaggaattttattaaattattatcaggGAAACCTTTCAGTACAGCTCCAGGAGCGACTCATGCTGATGAATTATTGTATCTATTCAGTCAGCATTTCTTGGGGACATTATTTGAAAGCAAAATGGTGGATAGAATGACCACAATGTGGACGAATTTTGCAAAGTATGGGTGagttaatatttgtaattagagcactttattttatatactagcttttgCACGCACAggaaaacccgtatagttcccgtgtTATTTTCGAGATAAAAACTACTCTTTCTCAGGTCTCTAAACTATCTTTATACCAAATTCCATCCGAAGCGGTTTAGTGATTAAAACGGGAAGAAGAGACAGGCAGACAGAGAATtacttttgaatttataatgtttgtttggATAGTATGGATATTCAAGTTTTAATCAGGGCAATGTTTCTGCCaaataaatgcaattaaaTGTATTCATGTTCTATGCACTTCTGAGTATAAAGTACAAGGTCACATAAAGTTCATTTGAGTCATTAAACCAGGGTCCTTGACTTTGATCCCTgatggaatatttttataaataatagttcaATTGGACATATCacgtaacaaataaaatttaaccgCTATTggtaacattaattaatattttttcaaaataagtaaattgtttatttttaaacatatgtTATGTAGAAGGCtacatgaaaatttaaaattgaacagtatCGATTTGCAATTTCATAAAATCAGTCTTAAATCtcaactaatataatatttgtgttgTTTATTCAATCGCTGTGATTGCTTAGACCTTCATAATACATGTAGGTATTATGATAACCACAGATCACAGATGATGATAAccttgattttttaaatttaccttTATTAAGACATGCTTTTGTTTATGAAGACATGCTTCAGAATTTATTTGGTTATGTACGAAATGTGATCGTTTtccaacataatataatctttgaataaaatacatttttgaagaGAAACTCCTTagacgcgttgagagtaaaatttcaagttcgcgtcatggcactaccgtcacgtcatggagtaaagcgatgatattggtatttttaaattttgtttagaagtttcacttctgacttctgacacgtgtgctcggcttAAATGCTCTTTTCCTATTGGTAACGTATATTAGCCGTGTATTGTAGAGCAAGAACTTTTCCTTTTGTTTCAgtaaactaattttatataaattccttctttttaagtatataaacgCTGCctcatgtttatttatgttatctaTTTTACGATAGGAAGCAATCATTATATCTTATCAAGTGATTATTGGAGGTTAGGAgtgataatattgtatttctatattattagggtttttcattatatgtatatagtatctatatagtttttaaaatgtatgttgTGTTAATGTTTCATGCTCTTCTGTTATCTTTGGACAAATTATCTCGATCATAAAATGTcgttatcattattttatctaatgGTTTTCTGTAATAGTAGACGACATAAACTAACCACTGCTATTTTAAGCAAGTCATCGTGATTTTAAAACACGACTCGAGTTATGTAACTCTAAGTATATTCTAGtttgttttttgtgtaaaaaaatataataaacgaaTCTCATATGCATAACAAAAAGAACACGCTtgtatattagcttcacctgtatgtatgtaaccgactttTTTAGAGTCGATTTTGACCTCCATAAacagacagatttaattcaaactttgtacacttatcaaagatacaatacaataaatagcgtttttttactatattgtttttgtta is a window of Colias croceus chromosome 17, ilColCroc2.1 DNA encoding:
- the LOC123699364 gene encoding esterase FE4-like, giving the protein MCNKWLVLWSLWACQFVRQPTLPVLVSNGVLRGSVAPDGSHFRYSGIPYAVAPKRFAAPRPEPTWRGVFEATEEHIRCPQRIGKSLLVGQEDCLTLNVYTPITQQKSLPVMVFIHGGGFYDGSGTASIFGPHHLVSHEIILVTINYRLNIQGFACLGIKDAPGNAGMKDQVAALRWVNKNIKAFGGDPDNVTIFGESAGAGSVSLHILSPMSKGLFHKAIIQSGSSTAPWSMQFRPLFMTSLLTKVMGYKTEDAHELYKILMEKSDGELIITRVPRKEGNVIISECLYVPCIEKQIDGEEPFLTELPHDILRKGTYNKVPIMIGSNSHEGYLFAALENDTTIPKIDFEKSLPKDLVILDKETRVEVARKLQEFYVRGEKPSRENILEWARFHGEIYFTYPVLEETMLYLETNSEPVYSYLFKYSGNRNFIKLLSGKPFSTAPGATHADELLYLFSQHFLGTLFESKMVDRMTTMWTNFAKYGNPTPKQTELLPLQWPPTTKTSLHTFGIDSELSIEPLWNHESLKYIRQIYSKYRRRDTRD